The DNA region CGGCCTGTCGAAGGGAACGACGCAGGTGCTGTTCCGCGCCGCGCACGACATCAAGGGCGAAGGCACCACCTTCGGTTTTCCGCTCGCCGCGCGCATCGCCGACAGCCTGTGCCGGCTGGTGTTCCACACGGCCAAGCCGGCGGCGCTGCCGCTCGACCTGATCGACAGCCACGTCGCCGCCATCCGGGCGGTGGTGCGCGAGAATGTCCGCGGCGAAGACGATCCCGTCGCCTGCGAGTTGGCCGATCACCTGCGCGTGCTGACCGACAACTTCCTCAAGGACCAGCACAAGGACGATCCCGACTGGCTGGCCGAATACGGCACGCCTTCGATCGTGCCGGAGTGACGCCGGGCTGAGCTTGATCTCCGGTCATCATCCCGAACGAGGCTGAAGCCGAGACCAGGGATGGTTTCTGCTTGCCTCGTCATCCCGGCCGAGCGTCAGCGAGAGCCGGGATCGTCATCCGGAAGAGGCGTCCCGTCCCGAAACGGTCCCGGATTCCCGCTTCGCTTCATCCGGGACGACGCCCTTGCACGGGTTGTCGCGCCTGATGCCCCTCAGGCCGCCTCTTCAAGATCGGCGTCTTGCAGATCGGCCTCTTCCAGATCAGCGTCTTGCAGATCAGCGGTGAAGGCCCGCGCCTCCTCGCGCGCGGCTTCCGCGGCGTACCGGCGCAGCAATGCGAAATAGCTGTCGAGCTGGCGCGGATCGTTGCCGCGATAGTGCGTCAGCACCCGCTCCACCATGCGCCGGTGCAACTGTGCCGCCGCCAGCGGATCGTGGGCGGTGCCCACCTCATGCAGCGCCGCCAGCACCGCGCGGAACAGCGGCTCGGCCGAGGCCGGCAGGCCGGCCTTGAGATAGAGCGGCGTGAAGGTGGCGAAGCTGCGGTCGTCGAGAATCGCGGCCACCCGCGACAGGCGGAAGCCGGACAGCTCGGCCAGCGCCGCCTCGAACAGCGCCCGGTTGCCGCCGAGCAGCGCGCGCAGCAGCAGGCCGGCGGTGAGCTGCTCGGTGGCGCGCAGATGGCGGACCAGCTCCAGCGCCTCGTCGCCCTCGGCGCTGCGGGCGATCGTCACCGTGGTGCGCTCGCAGGCCTCGCGCGCGACGCGGGCCGCCGCCGCCGGCTCGAGCCAGGCGCGCTCCGACACGAACACCGCCAGTGCGCCCGCCGTCTTGGCCACCAGCGACTGGCGCAGCCTCGGCGTCAGATCGGGCCGCGCCAGCAGGATTTCGCGGATCGTGCCGACATGGCCGTGCCGGGCGATGAGCCGTTCGAGCGCGGCTTCGCCGATGTCGGCGCCCTCGTTCTCGATCAGCACGCGGCAGACCTCGGCGTCGGCGACCTCGATGATGACGGCGGAGACCGATTCGGGCACCCAGGGGCGGGCCGCCACCGCGGCCCTGAGCCCAGGCCGGCCGGCGCGGACGATCTCGATCAGCTCGATCTCCAGCAGCACCGGCGAGCGCTCGGCGACGATGGCGGCGATGTCGGCGGCATCGTGCGCCAGCGCCAGGATGATATCGTGCGGCGCATCGGCGCTGCGGCCCAGCGCCTCGGCGAGCGCGCGCCGCACCACCGGAGCGCGGTCGTCGAGCATCAGGGTCAGCGCCGCCTGGGCGGCCTTGCGGTCGTGCTCGGAGAAATCGGAATAGAGATAGGCGCGGGCCAGCGCCCCGGTGGCCTCGGCCCGGTCTCCCGGCGCTGCGGTGCGGACCCATTGCAGGAATCGGCGAACGATCATCCCGAAACACCAATCGAGGTGGCGACCGCATCCACGCTAGGGGTGCGGGCTTAACAAAGCGTTCACCGTGAATTTTAAGAGTTTGGAGGGACTATTCCCGCGTGTCGACGCCCGAGGCGCGGGCGAAGGTGCCGAGATCGAGCGGCCGGCCGGCATCGCCCGAGGTCTTGCCCGCACCCGCCGCATAGGCCGCGCGCGCCGTCTGCGGCACCCACAGCTCGCGCACATCGGTGGTGGCCGCGCCGGTGCGTTCGGTCTGGAACAGGCCATGGAAGGCGAAGGGCAGCGGCGGCTCCGCCGGCTCGGGCGCAAGGCCGAGCGCGGTCGGTCCCGGCGATGGGGCCACGGGCGCCGTGGCGGCAGTCGTCGCCGTCACGCTGGCTGTCGCGCTGGTCGTGGTCTCGGTGCCGTGCTGTTTGATCAGCACGGCATAGACCTCCGCCGCCGAGCGGGCGCGGCCGGACTTGTCGTAGAAGATCGGCCGGTTGGCGGCGGCGGCTTCCGGAAACACCGTGTCGGCCCGGGCCTCCGGCTGCGCCGCGGCGAGGTCGAGAAACTTGCGCGCCCCGGCCGAGCCGAAGAAATGGGCGATATAGAGCTCGCCATCGGTCGGCTGGCGGCCGAGCATGGCGCGTAGATCGGCGGCGTTGCGGTTGGTGAAGGCGCCGGCCATCACCGCATTGGCGGTCGGGTCCTCCCGCAGCGCCATCACCTGCCGCTTCAGCGCCGGATCGGCGATGTCGAGATTGCCGGAGGGCGTGCGCACGATTGCGGCAGCGTATTCGCCATAGCCATAGCGGGCGCCGTCGGCCTTCAGCGTCTCCAGCCAGGTGCCGTCGAGAAACTGGAACAGGCCGGTGGCGGTGGAGGTCTTCGATTTCAGCGCCGGGTCGAGATCGGATTCGCGCCGCGCCGTCTTGAGCAGATAGTCGAAGCTGGTGCCGGTGGTCTCGCTGGCGGTGCGTAGCGCCCCCATCACCCCGGGCGCGCCGCCGGGCGGGGCCGGCTGGGGCACGGGCGGCGTTGGGCTGGGAGCCGGCGCCTTCGGCGTGGTGAAGAGAAACATGGCGTCCACCGATGCGTCTCCCCAAATTCGTCGCCGGAGGGTCGAGGCCGGTGCGCCCGGCCCGACACGATGCGCCAGACGGTGCGGCGATTATGGTAAACGCATGGTTAATGCCAATGGCGGCGACAGCCGGCCGTCGGCTCCGCTCGCGGACTTTCGTGAAATCTTTGATTTCGGATAAGAAAATCTGCGATGGTCAACGGCCCCGCGCGTCAGCGTTCGGGGCCGATGGACCAACAGCGCCCTGCCCGTACCCCGGACAGAGGCGCGGGAAGAGAGACGCCGGAGCGAGCAATCCGGGCGCGAATTCAGGGAGGAGACGATGGACGGACGGCACTGGCGCGGCGGCATGTGGCTGGAGGATTTCGAGGTCGGCACCACCATCCGCCACCGCCTCACCCGCACGCTGACCGAGATGGACAACGTGCTGTTCTCCAACATGACGCTGAACCCGCAGCCGCTGCACATCGACCGGCACTTCTGCGAGCGCGAGACCGAATGGGGCCAGCCGCTGGTCAATTCGCTGTTCACGCTGGGGCTGATGATCGGCATCTCGGTGAACGACCTCACCAACGGTACGACCATCGCCAATCTCGGCATGACCGACGTGCGCTTCCCCGCGCCGCTGTTCCACGGCGACACGCTGCGGGCCGAGACCACGGTGCTGGCGGTGCGCGAATCGAAGTCGCGGCCGGATGCCGGCATCGTCGAGTTCCACCACCGCGCCTATAATCAGGACGACATTCTGGTGGCCGAGTGCCGGCGGCAGGCCTTCATGAAGAAGCGGCCGGCGTGAAGATGCGGGGAGCTTGACATGCGCTCGCTGCTGTTCGTTCCGGGCGACAGCCCGCGCAAGCTGGCCAAGGCGCTGGAGACCGGCGCCGACGCGCTGATCATCGACCTCGAGGACTCGGTGGCGCCCGACGCCAAGGCTGCGGCGCGGGCGGCGACCGCCGGCTTCCTGCGCGAGGCGGTGCCGCTCGCCACCCGCCCCCGTCTCTATGTGCGGGCGAACGCGCTGGGCTCCGGCCTGATCGACGACGACCTCGACGCGGTGATGGCGGCGCGCCCGGACGGCGTCATGCTGCCCAAGGCCGAGCACGGCCGCGACGTCGTCCATCTCGGCGCCAAGCTCGCCGCGCGCGAGGCGCTGGCCGACATCCCGGCCGGCGCCACCCGGATTCTCGCCATCGCCACCGAGACGGCGGCCGCCCTGTTCGGGCTCGGCACCTATGCCGGCGCCTCCGACCGGCTGGCCGGCCTCGCCTGGGGCGGCGAGGATCTCTCCGCCGACCTCGGCGCCGAGACCAATCATGACGAGGCCGGGCGCTGGACCTCGCCCTATCTTCTCGCCCGCAACCTCTGCCTCGCCGGGGCGGCGGCGGCGCGGGTGCTGGCGATCGACACGGTGTTCGTGGACGTGCGCGACGAGGCCGGATTGCGGGCGGAGGCGGAGGCCGCGCGGCGCGACGGCTTCGCCGGCAAGATGGCCATTCACCCCAGTCAGGTCAGCGTTATCAATGACGTATTCACGCCCTCTGAGACGGCGGTTGAAGAGGCGCGCCGGGTGATCGCCGCCTTCGCCGCGGCTGGCGACGCCGGGGTGACCACGCTCGACGGCAAGATGCTCGACCGGCCGCACCTGCTGCGGGCGAAACGGGTGTTGGAAAGGGCGGGGCTTGGGGGCTGATCCGGTCCTCGGCTGAAAAAGCCGGACCTCGTATCAAACCAATCCCACATGCAGCCCGCGGCCGAGCACGTGGGCGGCGCGGACCAGGGTGTCCAACGTGGCGCTGCCATTCTCCGGGTCGAGCAGCCGGTCGACCTGCGCCCGGCTGGTCTGCATCAGTTCGGCCATCCGGGTCTTGGTGATGTGCTGCTTCTTCATTTCCTCAGAGATCTGAAGCGCAAGGATCGCCTTGATCGCGGCGGTGGTCACCTCCTCGCGCAGGTCGGTCTCGTCGAGCCAGCTTTCGAAGCTCGATCCGATATGCGGATTGCCGGTCATTGGGTGACCTCCTTCAGACGTTGGCGGGCCAGGGCAAGATCGGCGGCCGGTGCCTGCCGCGTCGATTTAAAGAACGCATGCAACGCGATCAGCCGGCCGTCGTGAAACCCGAACAACACCCGTGCCTCCCGCCGGCTCGGCAAGGATGACCGGACCTCCCACAGACCGTCGGCGAGCGGCCGACATACCGGTAATCCGATCGGCCAGCCAAACTGCACCTTGGCAAGATCACGGCCGATAATCCGCTGATCCTCGCGCGGCAGCTCCGTAAGCCAGTCTCTCACCGGCTCACGACCTGCAGCCGTTCGCCAGAACATCAGTGGCAAAGGTTTCGGAAGTTCGGGCATTACGTCAACAACGATGTACCAAAATTGATACTAGTCCGCAAGCTGGCGCACGGCACGCCCAAGCCGTCCATCCCCCCACCCGTCTATTCCCCGCCGCGCTCGCGGCGCAGCTTGGCCCAGTAGTCGAGCCGCTTCTTCAACTCGCGCTCGAAGCCGCGCTCGACCGGCCGGTAGAAGTTCTGCCGGCCAAGCTCCTCTGGGAAATAGTCCTGGCCGGAGAAGCCTTCGGGCGTGTCGTGGTCGTAGAGGTAGCCGGCGCTGTAGCCCTCCTCCTGCATCAGTTTGGTCGGTGCATTGAGGATGTGCTTGGGCGGCATGAGAGATCCCGCCTGCTTGGCGACGCGGCGGGCGGCACCGAACGCCTTGTAGGCGGCGTTCGATTTCGGCGCGGTGGCCATGTAGATCACCGCCTCGGCGATCGCCAGCTCGCCCTCCGGCGAGCCGAGAAAGTCGTAGGCGTCCTTGGCGGCGTTGGCGACCACCAGCGCCTGCGGGTCGGCCAGCCCGATGTCCTCGACCGCCATGCGCACGATGCGCCGCGCCAGGAACAGCGGCTCCTCGCCGGCATCGAGCATCCGCGCGAGGTAATACAGGGCCGCGTCCGGGTCCGAGCCCCGGACCGATTTATGCAGCGCCGATATGAGGTTGTAGTGACCTTCTCGATCCTTGTCGTAGATCGGGGCGCGCCGCTGCACCACGCCGGTGAGGCCGGCGGTATCGAACGTCTCGCCCGGCTTGGCGGCGCGCCAGACCTCCTCCGCCAGCGTCAGCGCTGCGCGGCCGTCGCCATCGGCCATGCCGATCAGCGCAACCCGCGCCGCACCGTCGAGCGGAAGCGGCTTTCCCTCTATATTCTCGGCTCTTGCGAGGAGATGTTCAATTGCCGTCTTATCCAGCGGCTGGAACGTCAGCACCCGTGCCCGCGACAGCAGCGCGGCATTGAGCTCGAAGGACGGGTTCTCGGTGGTGGCGCCGACCAGCGTCACCGTACCGTCCTCGACCACCGGCAGGAAGGCATCCTGCTGGGCGCGGTTGAAGCGGTGGATCTCGTCGACGAACAAGAGCGTGCCCTGCCCGACCTGCCGCCGGCCGCGCGCCGCCTCGAACACCTTCTTGAGGTCGGCGATGCCGGTGAAGATCGCCGAGATCTGCTCGAAGTGCAGGTCGGTCTCCTGGGCCAAGAGGCGCGCCACCGTGGTCTTGCCGGTGCCGGGCGGTCCCCAGAAGATCAGCGAGCCGAGCGAGCGCGAGGCAAGGAGGCGGGTCAGCGCCCCATCCGGCCCGACCAGATGATCCTGGCCGACCACCTCGGCGAGCTTGGTCGGGCGCAGCTTGTCGGCCAGCGGCCGCGGCGCCTCGGCTTCAAGGCCCGCGGCCGTGAACAGCGAGGGCGTCGGCTCGGGGCGGCGGGGCATGGCGCGCTCCCCGCTCAGCCGGGAAGCACCATCTGGATGG from Blastochloris tepida includes:
- a CDS encoding XRE family transcriptional regulator, coding for MTGNPHIGSSFESWLDETDLREEVTTAAIKAILALQISEEMKKQHITKTRMAELMQTSRAQVDRLLDPENGSATLDTLVRAAHVLGRGLHVGLV
- a CDS encoding MaoC family dehydratase, producing MDGRHWRGGMWLEDFEVGTTIRHRLTRTLTEMDNVLFSNMTLNPQPLHIDRHFCERETEWGQPLVNSLFTLGLMIGISVNDLTNGTTIANLGMTDVRFPAPLFHGDTLRAETTVLAVRESKSRPDAGIVEFHHRAYNQDDILVAECRRQAFMKKRPA
- a CDS encoding DUF2336 domain-containing protein; translation: MIVRRFLQWVRTAAPGDRAEATGALARAYLYSDFSEHDRKAAQAALTLMLDDRAPVVRRALAEALGRSADAPHDIILALAHDAADIAAIVAERSPVLLEIELIEIVRAGRPGLRAAVAARPWVPESVSAVIIEVADAEVCRVLIENEGADIGEAALERLIARHGHVGTIREILLARPDLTPRLRQSLVAKTAGALAVFVSERAWLEPAAAARVAREACERTTVTIARSAEGDEALELVRHLRATEQLTAGLLLRALLGGNRALFEAALAELSGFRLSRVAAILDDRSFATFTPLYLKAGLPASAEPLFRAVLAALHEVGTAHDPLAAAQLHRRMVERVLTHYRGNDPRQLDSYFALLRRYAAEAAREEARAFTADLQDADLEEADLQDADLEEAA
- a CDS encoding HpcH/HpaI aldolase/citrate lyase family protein, which gives rise to MRSLLFVPGDSPRKLAKALETGADALIIDLEDSVAPDAKAAARAATAGFLREAVPLATRPRLYVRANALGSGLIDDDLDAVMAARPDGVMLPKAEHGRDVVHLGAKLAAREALADIPAGATRILAIATETAAALFGLGTYAGASDRLAGLAWGGEDLSADLGAETNHDEAGRWTSPYLLARNLCLAGAAAARVLAIDTVFVDVRDEAGLRAEAEAARRDGFAGKMAIHPSQVSVINDVFTPSETAVEEARRVIAAFAAAGDAGVTTLDGKMLDRPHLLRAKRVLERAGLGG
- a CDS encoding Hpt domain-containing protein is translated as MSKSKSDATVTAFHDHDVIVPKKNLKSFAQKVTADETEFDWEAIERAEAALNELSPEFDGWMISECDRLEAARKLLTTGGLSKGTTQVLFRAAHDIKGEGTTFGFPLAARIADSLCRLVFHTAKPAALPLDLIDSHVAAIRAVVRENVRGEDDPVACELADHLRVLTDNFLKDQHKDDPDWLAEYGTPSIVPE
- a CDS encoding type II toxin-antitoxin system RelE/ParE family toxin; this encodes MFWRTAAGREPVRDWLTELPREDQRIIGRDLAKVQFGWPIGLPVCRPLADGLWEVRSSLPSRREARVLFGFHDGRLIALHAFFKSTRQAPAADLALARQRLKEVTQ
- a CDS encoding replication-associated recombination protein A yields the protein MPRRPEPTPSLFTAAGLEAEAPRPLADKLRPTKLAEVVGQDHLVGPDGALTRLLASRSLGSLIFWGPPGTGKTTVARLLAQETDLHFEQISAIFTGIADLKKVFEAARGRRQVGQGTLLFVDEIHRFNRAQQDAFLPVVEDGTVTLVGATTENPSFELNAALLSRARVLTFQPLDKTAIEHLLARAENIEGKPLPLDGAARVALIGMADGDGRAALTLAEEVWRAAKPGETFDTAGLTGVVQRRAPIYDKDREGHYNLISALHKSVRGSDPDAALYYLARMLDAGEEPLFLARRIVRMAVEDIGLADPQALVVANAAKDAYDFLGSPEGELAIAEAVIYMATAPKSNAAYKAFGAARRVAKQAGSLMPPKHILNAPTKLMQEEGYSAGYLYDHDTPEGFSGQDYFPEELGRQNFYRPVERGFERELKKRLDYWAKLRRERGGE
- a CDS encoding lytic transglycosylase domain-containing protein, whose amino-acid sequence is MDAMFLFTTPKAPAPSPTPPVPQPAPPGGAPGVMGALRTASETTGTSFDYLLKTARRESDLDPALKSKTSTATGLFQFLDGTWLETLKADGARYGYGEYAAAIVRTPSGNLDIADPALKRQVMALREDPTANAVMAGAFTNRNAADLRAMLGRQPTDGELYIAHFFGSAGARKFLDLAAAQPEARADTVFPEAAAANRPIFYDKSGRARSAAEVYAVLIKQHGTETTTSATASVTATTAATAPVAPSPGPTALGLAPEPAEPPLPFAFHGLFQTERTGAATTDVRELWVPQTARAAYAAGAGKTSGDAGRPLDLGTFARASGVDTRE